A genomic window from Microvirga sp. TS319 includes:
- a CDS encoding peptide ABC transporter ATP-binding protein: MSAPVVEAKGLKQIYKVKRGLFKEPAALQAVGGISFSVEPGKTLAVVGESGCGKSTLARMVTLIEKPTEGELSLDGIDAVNPPSNYARELRRMVQLVFQNPYGSLNPRKKVGSILEEPLVINTSLSSAERKERVRAMMAKVGLRPEHYNRYPHMFSGGQRQRIAIARALMLSPKLVVADEPVSALDVSIQAQVLNLLADLQQEMGLAYLFISHDLGVVRHIAHDVLVMYLGFAVEHGPKDRIYERPLHPYTQALLSSTPGITGVKRKRIVLKGELPSPLNPPKGCVFSTRCPYVTERCKVERPQLRELDGRLVACHYAENFLNEAAA; encoded by the coding sequence GTGAGCGCTCCCGTTGTTGAGGCCAAGGGCCTGAAGCAGATCTACAAGGTCAAGCGCGGGCTGTTCAAGGAGCCTGCGGCCCTGCAGGCCGTGGGCGGCATTTCGTTTTCCGTCGAGCCGGGCAAAACCCTGGCGGTGGTGGGCGAATCCGGCTGCGGCAAGTCCACCCTCGCCCGCATGGTGACGCTGATCGAGAAGCCGACCGAGGGCGAGCTCTCCCTCGACGGCATCGATGCGGTCAATCCGCCGTCGAATTACGCGCGAGAGCTACGCCGCATGGTGCAGCTCGTTTTCCAGAATCCCTACGGCTCGCTCAATCCTCGCAAGAAGGTCGGCTCCATCCTCGAGGAGCCGCTCGTCATCAACACCAGCCTCTCCTCGGCCGAACGCAAGGAGCGGGTGCGCGCGATGATGGCGAAGGTGGGCCTGCGGCCCGAGCATTACAATCGCTATCCCCACATGTTCTCAGGCGGCCAGCGTCAGCGCATCGCGATCGCGCGCGCGCTGATGCTCTCACCGAAGCTCGTCGTGGCGGATGAACCGGTCTCCGCGCTCGATGTTTCGATCCAGGCCCAGGTGCTGAACCTTCTCGCCGATCTGCAGCAGGAGATGGGCCTCGCCTATCTCTTCATCTCGCACGATCTCGGCGTGGTCAGGCACATCGCCCATGACGTGCTCGTCATGTATCTCGGCTTTGCGGTCGAGCATGGGCCGAAGGACAGGATCTACGAGCGTCCGCTGCATCCCTATACCCAGGCGCTCCTCTCCTCCACGCCCGGCATCACCGGCGTGAAGCGCAAGCGCATCGTGCTGAAAGGCGAACTTCCGTCGCCGCTCAATCCGCCGAAGGGATGCGTGTTCTCCACCCGCTGTCCCTATGTGACGGAGCGCTGCAAGGTCGAGCGTCCGCAGTTGCGGGAGCTCGATGGCCGGCTGGTGGCCTGCCACTACGCCGAGAACTTCCTGAACGAAGCAGCGGCTTGA
- a CDS encoding AI-2E family transporter, translating to MRPASDPVPPPEQEIEPPGVPGLSGLMTLAVGVVVLAGLYVGREVFLPMVLAILLAFVLAPFVDLMRRWHLGRVPSVIIAVLVAIGIITSVAGVIGFQLAGLASDLPRYQTTIERKIGSLREGSLGKLPNMLRDFGRRFDRAVGDQQEAGAPSSPGTSAPPAEEQKPMPVEVHQPEPTPFQVARDLLLPLLKPFATMGIVFVALVFILMQREDLRDRMIRLFGSSDLHRTTVAMDDGARRLSRYFLTQLALNATFGLIAGIGLWVIGVPSPALWGVFAALMRFVPYIGSFLAAAPPVLLAAAVDPGWSMAIMAAALFVIGEPLMGQVVEPIVYGQSTGLSPFAVVISAIFWTWIWGPVGLLIATPLTLCLVVLGRHVERLEFLDVLLGDRPALTPAENLYQRMLAGDPDEALDSAEVLLKERSLTSYYDEVALRGLQLAANDATRGVLTHRQLDQVRAVVKALVQDLGGHEDIEPPPHETRDEPVASPQSEKPAIKEPAVVGEMPHEDRIGAEWKAEGAVMCIAGRGPLDEAASEMLAQLLNKHGLGSRLVPHEAVSRSGIYNLDMTGVQMICISYLEIRGTPAHLRYLLRRLRRQAPKAPILVGLWPAEDAVLKSEAMRATLGADYYVSAMRDAVVQCLKVATGEEELPQTVTTGKAANVAAAGKRLPLPA from the coding sequence ATGCGCCCTGCCTCCGATCCAGTGCCGCCTCCCGAGCAGGAAATCGAGCCTCCGGGCGTTCCGGGGCTCTCCGGACTGATGACCCTGGCCGTCGGCGTCGTCGTCCTGGCGGGGCTTTACGTGGGCCGTGAGGTCTTCCTGCCGATGGTGCTCGCCATCCTGCTGGCCTTCGTGCTCGCTCCTTTTGTCGATCTGATGCGGCGATGGCATCTGGGGCGCGTGCCGTCCGTCATCATTGCCGTCCTCGTGGCTATCGGGATCATTACCTCCGTCGCTGGCGTGATCGGCTTTCAGCTCGCCGGTCTCGCCTCGGACCTGCCGCGCTATCAGACCACGATCGAGAGAAAGATCGGCTCGTTGCGCGAGGGAAGCCTGGGCAAGCTGCCGAACATGCTCCGCGATTTCGGCCGCCGGTTCGACAGGGCTGTCGGCGATCAGCAGGAAGCGGGAGCCCCGTCCTCACCCGGCACGTCCGCGCCTCCGGCCGAGGAACAAAAGCCGATGCCTGTCGAGGTTCATCAGCCCGAGCCGACACCGTTTCAGGTTGCTCGCGACCTCCTGCTGCCCCTGCTCAAGCCTTTCGCAACCATGGGCATCGTCTTCGTGGCTCTCGTCTTCATCCTCATGCAGCGGGAAGACCTGCGCGACCGCATGATCCGTCTTTTCGGATCGAGCGATCTGCACCGGACGACGGTAGCCATGGACGACGGCGCGCGGCGTCTCAGCCGCTATTTCCTCACCCAGCTCGCGTTGAATGCCACCTTCGGCCTGATCGCGGGTATCGGCCTGTGGGTCATTGGAGTGCCGAGCCCCGCATTATGGGGCGTCTTCGCCGCATTGATGCGTTTCGTTCCGTATATAGGCTCGTTCCTTGCGGCGGCGCCGCCGGTTCTGCTTGCGGCCGCCGTCGATCCCGGCTGGTCCATGGCGATCATGGCAGCGGCGTTGTTCGTGATCGGCGAACCGCTCATGGGACAGGTGGTGGAGCCTATCGTCTACGGGCAGAGCACCGGTCTCTCACCCTTCGCGGTCGTCATCTCGGCCATCTTCTGGACCTGGATCTGGGGTCCTGTAGGGCTGCTGATCGCAACGCCGCTCACGTTGTGCCTCGTTGTGCTCGGGCGTCATGTGGAGCGGCTTGAGTTTCTCGACGTGCTGCTCGGCGACAGGCCTGCTTTGACACCCGCGGAAAACCTTTACCAGCGCATGCTCGCGGGCGATCCCGACGAGGCGCTGGACTCGGCGGAGGTTCTTCTGAAGGAGCGTTCGCTCACATCCTATTACGACGAGGTCGCACTCAGAGGCTTGCAGCTTGCCGCCAACGATGCCACGCGCGGCGTGCTCACTCATCGACAGCTCGATCAGGTGCGGGCGGTCGTCAAGGCGCTCGTGCAGGATCTCGGCGGCCATGAGGATATCGAGCCTCCACCGCACGAGACCCGGGATGAGCCGGTTGCCTCTCCCCAGAGCGAGAAGCCCGCCATCAAGGAGCCCGCCGTCGTGGGGGAGATGCCCCATGAGGACAGGATCGGCGCAGAATGGAAGGCCGAAGGGGCCGTCATGTGCATCGCAGGGCGGGGTCCCCTCGATGAGGCAGCCTCCGAGATGCTGGCTCAGCTTTTGAACAAGCATGGGCTCGGGAGCCGTCTCGTGCCGCACGAGGCCGTCTCACGCTCGGGGATCTATAATCTCGATATGACCGGCGTTCAGATGATCTGCATCAGCTATCTGGAAATCCGCGGTACGCCCGCGCATCTGCGCTATCTTCTGAGACGCTTGAGACGGCAGGCGCCAAAGGCGCCCATTCTCGTGGGATTGTGGCCCGCGGAGGACGCGGTATTGAAGAGCGAGGCCATGCGCGCCACGCTGGGCGCTGACTATTACGTCTCCGCGATGCGCGATGCGGTGGTTCAATGCCTGAAGGTCGCCACTGGCGAGGAGGAGCTTCCGCAGACCGTCACGACCGGCAAGGCCGCGAACGTGGCAGCGGCAGGAAAGCGCCTGCCGCTGCCCGCTTGA
- a CDS encoding dienelactone hydrolase family protein: MPVQEKRNTFTSGGKTIAVDTFQTSKAGQQPSVLMLHGADGLSYNNQYREGARGVAASGYQVHLVHYLDRTGERRASFATIFQNFKPWMDTVEDALTFATTYPGADANRIGIIGISLGAALGLAVSSTDRRVKTLVNYFGPLPQGAIATTPRLPPTLVLHGSADPIVPVANAYAVEALLRQQNVPHEVKVYPGQGHGFRGAAEKDAMHRALAFLRRYLTGADTAPLPIGG; this comes from the coding sequence ATGCCAGTTCAGGAAAAGCGCAACACCTTCACCAGCGGCGGCAAGACCATTGCCGTGGACACGTTTCAAACCTCGAAAGCGGGGCAGCAACCGTCCGTGCTGATGCTGCATGGCGCAGACGGCTTGAGCTACAACAATCAATATCGCGAAGGCGCGCGGGGCGTCGCCGCATCAGGTTACCAGGTCCATCTCGTCCACTACCTTGACCGCACCGGCGAGAGACGGGCCTCTTTCGCCACGATTTTCCAAAACTTCAAGCCTTGGATGGACACGGTGGAGGATGCGCTCACCTTCGCGACCACCTATCCCGGTGCGGATGCGAACCGGATCGGGATCATCGGCATTTCGCTCGGCGCGGCCCTCGGCCTTGCGGTCTCCTCGACGGACCGGCGGGTCAAGACTCTGGTCAACTACTTCGGGCCCCTGCCTCAGGGCGCCATCGCCACCACGCCGCGCCTTCCCCCGACGCTGGTCCTGCACGGCTCGGCCGACCCGATCGTGCCGGTGGCGAACGCTTACGCAGTGGAGGCGCTGCTTCGGCAGCAGAACGTGCCGCACGAGGTGAAGGTCTATCCCGGCCAGGGCCATGGCTTCCGAGGCGCCGCCGAGAAGGATGCCATGCACAGAGCGCTTGCTTTTCTGCGCCGCTATCTGACCGGCGCCGACACCGCACCTCTTCCGATAGGCGGCTGA
- a CDS encoding M3 family metallopeptidase encodes MASNANLSGNPLLAAWNTPFGIPPFENIAPEHYRPAFDRALAEQQAEIADIAESEAAPTFVNTIEALERSGATLKRVGGVFFNLAGSHTNEAIQAVEREMAPILAKHRNSIFMNEALYRRVAALYEQRETLGLNGEQARVLDRYHTIFVRAGAKLGPNEKKRLAAITERLASLGTQFSQNVLADEKSYQLVLEGEEDLAGLPSFLREAAAQAAEERGLKGKHVITLSRSSIEPFLQFSRRRDLREQAFKAWASRGDNNGPTDNKAIIAEMAALRVERARLLGHKTFADFKLSDTMAKTPDAVLKLLNDVWSPARARAEAERDDLQALAQAQGDNIVIEPWDWRFYADQVRMARHNLDEATIKPYFRLDRIIEAAFETAHRLFGLSFRELEDFPKYHPDIRAWQVLDADGAPIGTFIGDYFARSSKRSGAWMSAFRSQEKLTGDVRPIIVNVMNFAKGGAGEPSLLSFDDARTLFHEFGHGLHGLLSNVTYPLLAGTSVSTDFVELPSQLFEHWLSQPEILRGYATHYRTGEPMPEELLERLMAARNFNQGFATVEYLASAFVDLELHRRKDVTDLDISAFEKDTLNKIGMPREIIMRHRTPHFTHVFSGDGYSSGYYSYLWSEVLDADAFMAFEETGDAFNEEMAEKLKRFIYSAGNLRDPAEAYTAFRGRLPTADALLAKRGLAA; translated from the coding sequence ATGGCGTCCAACGCGAACCTCTCGGGCAATCCTCTCCTTGCTGCCTGGAATACTCCCTTCGGCATTCCCCCCTTCGAAAACATTGCGCCTGAGCATTACAGACCGGCCTTCGATCGGGCCCTGGCCGAACAGCAAGCCGAGATCGCGGACATTGCCGAGAGCGAGGCAGCTCCCACCTTCGTCAACACGATCGAGGCTCTGGAGCGGAGCGGCGCGACGCTCAAGCGGGTAGGCGGCGTGTTCTTCAATCTCGCAGGCTCCCATACGAACGAGGCGATCCAGGCCGTCGAGCGCGAGATGGCACCGATTCTTGCCAAGCACCGCAACAGCATCTTCATGAACGAGGCGCTCTACAGGCGCGTCGCGGCCCTCTATGAGCAGCGCGAGACCCTCGGCCTGAATGGCGAGCAGGCACGGGTGCTCGACCGCTATCATACGATCTTCGTGCGGGCCGGGGCCAAGCTCGGCCCCAACGAGAAGAAGCGCCTCGCCGCCATTACGGAGCGTCTTGCGAGCCTCGGCACGCAATTCTCCCAGAATGTGCTCGCCGACGAGAAGTCCTATCAGCTCGTGCTGGAGGGTGAAGAGGATCTCGCAGGTCTTCCCTCCTTTCTGCGCGAAGCCGCGGCACAGGCTGCGGAAGAACGCGGCCTGAAGGGCAAGCACGTCATCACCCTCTCACGCTCCAGCATCGAGCCGTTTCTGCAGTTTTCCAGGAGGCGCGATCTGCGCGAGCAGGCCTTCAAGGCCTGGGCGTCGCGCGGCGACAACAACGGTCCGACGGACAACAAGGCGATCATCGCCGAGATGGCGGCGCTTCGCGTCGAGCGCGCGAGGCTGCTGGGTCACAAGACCTTCGCCGATTTCAAGCTGTCCGACACCATGGCGAAGACTCCGGACGCGGTGCTGAAGCTTCTCAACGATGTATGGAGCCCCGCCCGCGCCCGTGCGGAGGCCGAGCGGGACGATCTGCAGGCACTCGCCCAGGCTCAAGGCGACAATATCGTGATCGAGCCGTGGGATTGGCGCTTCTATGCGGATCAGGTGCGGATGGCCCGTCACAATCTCGACGAAGCGACGATCAAGCCGTATTTCCGGCTCGACCGGATCATCGAAGCTGCCTTCGAGACGGCGCACCGGCTCTTCGGCCTGAGCTTCCGGGAATTGGAGGATTTCCCGAAATACCATCCCGATATCCGCGCCTGGCAGGTGCTCGATGCGGACGGCGCCCCTATCGGCACCTTCATCGGCGATTACTTCGCGCGCTCCTCCAAGCGCAGCGGCGCCTGGATGAGTGCCTTCCGGTCGCAGGAGAAGCTCACAGGCGACGTGCGGCCCATCATCGTGAACGTGATGAACTTCGCGAAGGGCGGAGCGGGGGAGCCGTCCCTGCTCAGCTTCGATGACGCGCGCACGCTCTTCCATGAATTCGGTCATGGCTTGCACGGGCTTCTCTCGAACGTGACCTATCCGCTCCTCGCGGGCACATCCGTTTCGACGGATTTCGTGGAGTTGCCGTCGCAGCTCTTCGAGCATTGGCTATCGCAGCCCGAGATCCTTCGCGGCTATGCCACTCATTACCGGACCGGCGAGCCGATGCCGGAGGAACTGCTCGAGCGCCTGATGGCGGCGAGAAACTTCAATCAGGGTTTCGCCACGGTGGAGTATCTGGCGTCCGCCTTCGTCGATCTCGAGCTGCATCGCCGCAAGGACGTAACGGATCTCGACATTAGTGCCTTCGAGAAGGACACGCTGAATAAGATCGGCATGCCGCGCGAAATCATCATGCGCCATCGCACACCTCATTTCACCCACGTGTTCTCGGGCGACGGCTATTCCTCGGGCTATTACAGCTATCTCTGGTCTGAGGTTCTGGACGCGGATGCCTTCATGGCGTTCGAGGAGACCGGGGATGCCTTCAACGAGGAAATGGCCGAGAAGCTCAAACGCTTCATCTATTCCGCCGGAAATCTTCGCGATCCGGCTGAAGCCTACACGGCATTCCGGGGACGTCTGCCGACCGCAGACGCGCTCTTGGCCAAGCGCGGGCTGGCGGCTTAA
- a CDS encoding aldose epimerase family protein, which produces MAIERFGSAEGEDVLQITLTGPDGGEMRVLTWGAVIRDLVVPTPMGPQSVLLGLNTIEDYIAHSPYFGAIVGRYANRIGKARFTLGDRTYRLNANEGINQLHGGVMGFGTRLWSIIEQRPSSVTLSLVSEDGDMGYPGRLVATCTYSLLASSTVRIELTATTDRPTPVNLTTHGYFNLDGSADILSHDLMIAGDYITPTHPDLIPTGEIRRVADTPYDFTTSRPIGAAEFMPEPALYDTNFVLRGPYGVLRQAATLASLRNGLKMELWTTEPGLQFYDGHLIRMPVPGLNGAQYRPHAGLCLEPQRFPDSPNKAHFPSSILEPGQVSNQVSELRFSS; this is translated from the coding sequence ATGGCGATCGAACGGTTCGGGTCTGCGGAGGGAGAGGACGTTCTGCAGATCACGCTGACCGGTCCCGACGGAGGCGAAATGCGGGTGCTGACCTGGGGCGCCGTGATCCGCGACCTCGTCGTGCCCACTCCCATGGGGCCGCAGAGCGTGCTCCTGGGGTTGAATACCATCGAGGACTATATCGCCCATTCCCCCTATTTCGGCGCCATCGTCGGCCGCTATGCAAACCGCATCGGGAAAGCGCGGTTCACCCTGGGGGACCGGACCTACAGGCTCAATGCCAACGAGGGAATCAATCAGCTCCACGGTGGCGTCATGGGCTTCGGAACGCGGCTGTGGAGCATCATCGAGCAGAGGCCGTCCAGCGTCACCTTGAGCCTCGTTTCCGAGGATGGCGACATGGGCTATCCCGGACGTCTCGTCGCCACCTGTACCTACAGCCTTCTGGCTTCATCGACCGTAAGGATCGAACTCACGGCCACGACAGACCGGCCGACCCCGGTCAATCTCACCACGCACGGCTATTTCAATCTCGACGGCAGCGCCGACATTCTGTCCCACGATCTGATGATCGCAGGCGATTACATCACTCCGACACATCCGGATCTCATCCCAACCGGAGAGATCAGGCGCGTGGCGGACACGCCATACGACTTCACGACATCAAGGCCGATCGGCGCGGCGGAGTTCATGCCGGAGCCGGCACTCTACGACACGAACTTCGTGTTGCGAGGCCCTTATGGGGTACTCCGTCAGGCTGCGACGCTCGCCTCCTTGAGAAACGGCCTGAAAATGGAGCTCTGGACGACGGAGCCTGGCCTGCAGTTCTATGACGGACACCTGATCAGGATGCCGGTTCCAGGCCTGAACGGTGCACAATACCGGCCTCATGCGGGTCTTTGCCTGGAGCCCCAGAGATTTCCCGACAGCCCCAATAAAGCCCATTTTCCATCGTCAATTCTGGAACCGGGGCAGGTTTCAAACCAAGTCAGCGAGTTGAGGTTCTCAAGCTAG
- a CDS encoding SMP-30/gluconolactonase/LRE family protein, translated as MTNPIVHPHMPHVAVASACLLGEGPVWDDRSNTLFWVDIKNPAVWRYHPETNEHSCVVAPERIGFIALTPDPDVVIAGFKSGLGRFNLKTREAEPVIAPEKDKPGNRINDGYVGPDGAIYFGTMDDDESDESGSFWRWDGKELTEFQSGFTVTNGPAFSPDGQTLYATDTVNGMIYAYDVDNGQAGGRRRFVHFEEGWGHPDGMAVDAEGYVWVCHWGGSRITRFAPDGSVERTVPVPTAQVTKCAFGGPDLTALYITTASVGHDPHVDPMAGHLFRVETGGIRGLKANIFQG; from the coding sequence ATGACCAATCCCATCGTCCACCCTCACATGCCCCATGTGGCGGTCGCCAGCGCCTGCCTGCTCGGCGAAGGACCCGTGTGGGACGATCGCTCGAACACCCTGTTCTGGGTCGATATCAAGAACCCGGCCGTCTGGCGCTACCACCCGGAGACGAACGAGCACTCATGCGTTGTGGCCCCCGAACGCATCGGCTTCATTGCGTTGACGCCCGACCCCGATGTGGTGATCGCAGGCTTCAAATCGGGGCTCGGACGCTTCAATCTGAAGACGAGGGAGGCCGAGCCCGTCATCGCGCCTGAGAAGGACAAGCCGGGCAATCGCATCAACGACGGTTATGTGGGACCGGACGGGGCGATCTATTTCGGCACCATGGACGACGACGAGTCGGATGAGAGCGGCTCCTTCTGGCGCTGGGACGGCAAGGAACTCACCGAATTCCAGTCCGGCTTCACCGTCACCAACGGCCCCGCCTTCAGCCCGGACGGGCAGACGCTGTATGCCACCGACACGGTGAACGGCATGATCTATGCCTATGACGTCGATAACGGGCAGGCCGGCGGGCGGCGGCGATTCGTGCATTTCGAGGAAGGGTGGGGGCACCCGGACGGCATGGCCGTGGATGCGGAAGGCTATGTGTGGGTCTGTCACTGGGGCGGCTCGCGCATCACGCGCTTCGCGCCCGATGGGTCGGTCGAGCGCACCGTGCCGGTGCCGACCGCCCAGGTGACCAAATGCGCTTTCGGCGGTCCTGATCTCACCGCGCTCTACATCACCACGGCCTCCGTCGGGCACGATCCTCACGTGGATCCCATGGCGGGCCATCTCTTCAGGGTCGAGACCGGCGGCATCCGCGGGCTGAAGGCCAACATTTTCCAGGGGTGA
- a CDS encoding amidase, whose product MLLDADPARAFMPYPAVPVPQTERGSLSGLTFAAKDLFDVAGYPTSCGSPHMLAMSGIKTRTAPTVQRLLDAGARLVGKTITDELAFSMSGKNAHFGTPVNGGAPDRIPGGSSSGSAAAVSNGLCDFALGTDTGGSVRAPASHCGLFGIRPTHGRVSLELCHDLAPSFDTCGYFTRDGATFVRVGEVLLGADSNPLSSDPAVLLAKDAFGLLGQDVKDALAPAAHQVEAVLGAPETVTVATEGFTSLYWAMRYIQSREAWGIDGPMIERYHPPLGPGVADRFEFSKAVTDSQVTEAQVIRSAFRARFNALLAQNTVLVLPTMPDVAPLLSETDDTLNDYRNKALNLLCLSVLSGLPQVSIPLASRQGAPLGLSLMGPAGSDLSLVSLARRIADGAFA is encoded by the coding sequence ATGCTTCTCGATGCCGATCCCGCCCGCGCCTTCATGCCTTACCCGGCCGTCCCCGTGCCTCAGACGGAGCGCGGCTCCCTGTCCGGGCTGACCTTCGCGGCCAAGGACCTGTTCGATGTCGCAGGCTATCCGACCAGCTGCGGGTCTCCCCACATGCTGGCGATGTCGGGGATCAAGACCCGCACCGCGCCGACCGTGCAGAGGCTCCTCGACGCGGGGGCACGCCTCGTGGGCAAGACGATCACCGATGAGCTCGCCTTCTCCATGAGCGGCAAGAACGCTCATTTCGGGACGCCCGTGAACGGCGGCGCACCCGATCGCATCCCCGGCGGGTCGTCCTCGGGTTCGGCGGCGGCCGTCTCCAACGGCCTGTGCGATTTCGCCCTCGGGACGGATACGGGCGGTTCCGTGCGCGCTCCGGCGAGCCATTGCGGCCTCTTCGGAATCCGCCCGACCCATGGCCGGGTGAGCCTGGAACTCTGTCACGATCTCGCCCCGTCCTTCGATACATGCGGTTATTTCACCCGCGACGGTGCCACCTTCGTGCGGGTCGGCGAAGTTCTGCTCGGCGCCGACAGCAATCCGCTCTCCTCCGACCCCGCCGTTCTTCTGGCGAAGGATGCGTTCGGGCTTCTCGGCCAGGACGTGAAGGATGCCCTGGCTCCGGCCGCCCATCAGGTCGAAGCGGTGCTCGGCGCGCCCGAGACCGTGACCGTCGCCACCGAGGGGTTCACCTCCCTCTACTGGGCCATGCGCTACATCCAGAGCCGGGAGGCCTGGGGCATCGACGGGCCCATGATCGAGCGCTATCATCCGCCCCTGGGACCGGGGGTCGCCGACCGGTTCGAGTTCTCGAAGGCCGTTACCGATTCGCAGGTGACCGAAGCTCAGGTGATCCGCAGCGCCTTCCGGGCTCGCTTCAATGCCCTCCTGGCACAGAATACGGTGCTCGTCCTGCCGACCATGCCGGATGTGGCGCCGCTCCTCTCCGAGACCGACGACACGCTCAACGACTATCGCAACAAGGCGCTGAACCTGCTCTGCCTGTCGGTGCTCTCCGGCCTGCCGCAGGTGTCGATCCCGCTTGCCTCCCGGCAGGGCGCGCCGCTCGGGCTATCGCTCATGGGGCCGGCCGGTTCCGATCTGAGCCTCGTGAGCCTGGCGCGCCGGATCGCGGACGGAGCGTTCGCATGA
- a CDS encoding ABC transporter substrate-binding protein — MTKASMTRWLALGLALALSGPAVQAQPAPIKLGELNSYARWAAFTVPYRNGWQMALDEINAKGGVLGRKLEIVSRDDGATTGDATRVADELVNREGVSLLFGSFQSNVGIAMADYANQKKILYIAAEPLTDAITMAQGNRYTFRIRPSNYMQVGMLVDRAKASGAKRWAIVAPNYEYGQSAAEVFKRLIKERVPGAEIVAEQYPALGKIEAGSTVSALEQAKPDGIFNVLFGPDLTQFVREGNTRGLFEGATVLSLLTGEPEWLLPLKDEVPEGWTVTGYPWDEITDPKHKAFVDAYRAKFKDTPRLGSLLGYMVVYMIRDTIERAGSVDTDAMIKALEDAKFDTVIGPVTMRGIDNQASMGAWVGKLVLKGANGGMTDWTYQDGTSFMPSEAEVKAARKD, encoded by the coding sequence ATGACGAAGGCATCGATGACCCGCTGGCTAGCCCTTGGATTGGCTCTCGCGCTCTCCGGCCCGGCGGTCCAGGCACAGCCGGCCCCCATCAAGCTCGGCGAGCTCAACTCCTATGCGCGCTGGGCCGCCTTCACGGTACCTTACCGCAACGGGTGGCAGATGGCGCTGGACGAGATCAACGCCAAGGGCGGCGTGCTCGGCCGCAAGCTCGAAATCGTCTCCCGCGACGACGGGGCGACCACGGGCGATGCCACCCGCGTCGCCGACGAACTGGTCAATCGCGAGGGCGTGTCCCTGCTGTTCGGATCCTTCCAGTCGAATGTCGGCATCGCCATGGCGGATTACGCCAACCAGAAGAAGATCCTCTACATCGCCGCCGAGCCGCTGACCGATGCCATCACCATGGCCCAGGGCAACCGGTACACCTTCCGTATCCGCCCCAGCAACTACATGCAGGTCGGCATGCTGGTGGACCGCGCGAAGGCATCCGGCGCGAAGCGCTGGGCCATCGTCGCGCCGAACTACGAATACGGCCAATCGGCGGCGGAAGTGTTCAAGCGCCTCATCAAGGAGCGTGTGCCGGGGGCCGAGATCGTCGCCGAGCAGTATCCGGCACTCGGGAAGATCGAGGCGGGCTCCACCGTCTCGGCATTGGAGCAGGCCAAGCCCGACGGCATCTTCAACGTGCTCTTCGGCCCGGACCTCACGCAATTCGTGCGCGAGGGCAACACGCGCGGCCTCTTCGAAGGCGCGACGGTGCTCTCGCTCCTCACGGGCGAGCCCGAATGGCTGCTGCCGCTGAAGGATGAGGTTCCGGAGGGATGGACGGTCACCGGCTATCCCTGGGACGAGATCACCGATCCCAAGCACAAGGCCTTCGTCGATGCTTATCGGGCGAAATTCAAGGACACGCCGCGACTCGGCTCGCTCCTGGGCTACATGGTGGTCTACATGATCCGCGACACCATCGAGCGCGCGGGCTCGGTCGACACCGACGCCATGATCAAAGCGCTCGAAGATGCGAAATTCGACACGGTCATCGGCCCCGTCACCATGCGCGGCATCGACAACCAGGCCTCCATGGGCGCCTGGGTCGGCAAGCTCGTGCTCAAGGGCGCGAATGGCGGCATGACGGATTGGACCTACCAGGACGGCACGTCCTTCATGCCGAGCGAAGCCGAGGTGAAGGCTGCCCGCAAGGACTGA